Proteins from one Clostridiales bacterium genomic window:
- a CDS encoding HD domain-containing protein, with amino-acid sequence MKKSEYENIERYMLECMKDSAHDKEHIYRVLYMALDIAKYEENVDKDTLIAACLLHDIGREEQFKNPAIDHAKAGSKKAYDFLVKSGWSDRRAWHVRECILTHRFRSDHLPKSIEAQILFDADKLDVAGTLGIARTLVYTGQVSEPLYSVDEKGNVLDGESDRMPSFFQEYKFKLENIYDKFFTQRGKQIAKERQESAVSFYNSMLSEVRSCYSCGRTELSALLAGLC; translated from the coding sequence ATGAAAAAATCGGAGTATGAGAACATTGAAAGATACATGCTTGAGTGTATGAAAGATAGCGCCCACGATAAAGAGCATATTTATCGGGTTTTGTACATGGCGCTTGATATTGCAAAATATGAAGAAAATGTTGATAAAGATACTTTAATAGCTGCTTGTCTGTTGCATGACATCGGCAGAGAGGAACAATTTAAGAATCCAGCTATAGATCATGCAAAAGCAGGAAGTAAAAAAGCCTATGACTTTTTGGTAAAAAGCGGCTGGTCGGATAGGCGGGCGTGGCATGTTAGGGAATGTATACTGACCCATCGGTTTAGAAGCGATCATCTGCCGAAAAGCATAGAGGCCCAAATACTCTTTGACGCTGACAAGCTGGATGTAGCGGGTACATTGGGGATTGCACGGACACTTGTTTATACCGGCCAGGTTTCCGAGCCCTTATATTCTGTAGATGAAAAAGGGAATGTTTTAGATGGTGAAAGTGACAGGATGCCGTCATTCTTTCAGGAATATAAATTTAAACTGGAAAATATCTATGATAAATTTTTCACTCAGAGGGGTAAACAAATCGCAAAGGAGCGGCAGGAATCTGCGGTTTCTTTTTACAACAGCATGTTGAGTGAGGTCAGATCTTGCTATTCATGTGGGAGAACCGAACTATCCGCTCTTTTAGCGGGTTTATGCTAA
- a CDS encoding ABC transporter ATP-binding protein, giving the protein MIKRLASCVRQYKKDSILAPTYVTMEVIMEVVIPLFMARLIDKGIDGGNMPYIIEIGVALLIAAFISLFFGALAGRSAAIASSGFAKNLRHDMYYNVQNFSFSNIDKFSTGSIITRLTTDVTNVQMAYQMTIRMAFRAPLMLAFSLIASFSIDAKLTLIFVAFVPLLGTGLYLIVRHVHPIFQRVFKTYDKLNNVVEENLHGIRVVKSFIREDHENKKFADISKDIYTGFSRAEKTIAFNMPLMQFSTYACVLLISWFGARVIVACGGNPQNGLSTGELMSLLAYTMQILGSLMGLSMVFVMIIISRASAERIVELMDEESDLKNCDAPVYAVQNGDICFENVDFSYVRNVEKLVLNGINLKIKSGETIGILGGTGSSKTSLVQLIPRLYDVTAGRVTVGGVDVRKYDIETLRNQVAMVLQKNVLFSGTIKENLRWGDANATDEGLVRACKLAQADDFIQAFPDKYDTYIEQGGTNVSGGQKQRLCIARALLKKPKILILDDSTSAVDTKTDALIRRAFHDEIPDTTKLIIAQRVASVQDADKIIVMDDGKVSAVGTHEELLKSSSIYREVYESQVKGGKENE; this is encoded by the coding sequence ATGATTAAACGACTGGCAAGCTGCGTAAGGCAGTATAAAAAAGATTCAATACTTGCGCCTACTTATGTTACAATGGAAGTCATTATGGAAGTAGTTATTCCGCTTTTTATGGCGAGATTGATTGATAAAGGCATTGATGGCGGCAATATGCCATATATCATAGAGATTGGTGTTGCATTATTGATAGCTGCATTTATTTCTTTGTTCTTCGGTGCACTGGCAGGACGCAGTGCGGCAATTGCATCCTCCGGATTTGCAAAGAATCTTCGCCATGACATGTATTATAATGTACAGAACTTTTCGTTTTCAAATATTGATAAGTTTTCAACAGGAAGCATTATAACCCGTTTGACAACCGATGTTACCAATGTGCAGATGGCTTATCAGATGACTATCCGCATGGCATTCCGTGCGCCGCTTATGTTGGCTTTTTCCTTGATAGCCTCATTCAGCATCGACGCAAAGCTTACTCTTATTTTTGTTGCGTTCGTACCGCTCCTTGGGACCGGTCTGTATCTGATTGTAAGGCATGTACATCCGATTTTTCAGAGGGTATTTAAAACATATGACAAGCTTAACAATGTTGTCGAAGAAAATCTTCATGGCATCCGTGTCGTAAAGTCCTTTATCCGCGAGGACCATGAAAATAAAAAGTTTGCCGATATTTCCAAAGACATCTATACCGGTTTTTCAAGAGCAGAAAAGACAATTGCATTCAATATGCCTTTGATGCAGTTCAGCACTTATGCCTGCGTGCTTTTGATTTCGTGGTTCGGGGCAAGGGTTATTGTGGCATGCGGCGGCAACCCTCAAAACGGGCTGAGTACAGGAGAGCTAATGAGCCTTCTTGCCTATACGATGCAGATTTTGGGAAGCCTTATGGGACTTTCAATGGTGTTTGTAATGATTATAATATCGAGGGCATCTGCTGAAAGAATTGTAGAACTGATGGATGAGGAAAGCGATTTAAAAAATTGTGACGCTCCTGTGTATGCCGTTCAAAATGGTGATATTTGCTTTGAAAACGTGGATTTCAGCTATGTGAGAAATGTGGAAAAGCTGGTCTTAAACGGCATCAACCTTAAAATAAAATCAGGCGAAACCATAGGCATTCTTGGCGGAACTGGTTCTTCAAAAACAAGCCTTGTGCAGCTGATACCCCGGTTATATGATGTTACAGCGGGCCGTGTAACTGTCGGCGGCGTCGATGTCCGTAAATATGACATTGAGACTCTCCGAAACCAGGTGGCAATGGTGCTTCAAAAAAATGTGCTGTTCTCTGGTACCATCAAAGAAAACCTCCGCTGGGGCGATGCAAATGCAACCGATGAAGGCCTGGTACGTGCATGCAAACTGGCGCAGGCGGATGATTTCATCCAGGCCTTCCCTGACAAGTATGATACCTATATAGAGCAAGGAGGTACCAATGTTTCAGGCGGACAGAAACAGCGTTTGTGCATTGCAAGGGCACTTTTGAAGAAGCCTAAAATACTGATTCTGGATGATTCAACCAGTGCGGTTGATACCAAAACAGATGCGCTTATACGCCGTGCTTTCCATGACGAGATTCCGGATACGACAAAATTGATTATTGCGCAGCGTGTTGCTTCCGTCCAGGATGCCGATAAAATTATTGTAATGGATGATGGAAAAGTCAGCGCAGTCGGCACACATGAAGAACTGCTGAAGAGCAGCTCCATTTACAGGGAAGTCTATGAATCACAGGTAAAAGGGGGTAAGGAAAATGAATAG
- a CDS encoding nucleoside triphosphate pyrophosphohydrolase, producing the protein MTILVYEKLVRDKIPEIIKANGQKGFFRILEDEEYQIKLNEKMKEELIEYLTSNSEREAVQELADMSEIIDAILELKGVSKEKFCVFKQKRKEDRGGFQKRLLLEKVEK; encoded by the coding sequence ATGACTATTTTGGTATATGAAAAACTTGTGCGTGACAAAATTCCTGAGATCATCAAAGCGAACGGACAGAAGGGCTTTTTCCGTATTCTAGAAGATGAAGAATATCAGATCAAGCTGAATGAAAAGATGAAAGAGGAACTCATAGAGTATCTGACAAGCAATTCTGAAAGGGAGGCCGTTCAGGAACTTGCCGATATGAGCGAAATCATAGATGCCATTCTTGAACTGAAAGGGGTCTCAAAGGAAAAGTTTTGTGTATTTAAGCAAAAAAGAAAGGAAGATCGCGGAGGATTTCAAAAACGGCTTTTACTTGAAAAAGTTGAGAAGTAG
- a CDS encoding DUF550 domain-containing protein yields the protein MKDLKISEMMSQQRELWEKYKDKWSPMEPPYGRDSILWMIEELGEVIAIIKKRGETAIMEDAKVRSAFVEEFADVLMYLTDAMLRYGVTPDEISSAYVSKHNKNMVRDFDREHSRYLK from the coding sequence ATGAAGGATCTAAAAATTTCTGAGATGATGTCGCAGCAAAGGGAATTATGGGAGAAGTATAAAGACAAATGGTCGCCTATGGAACCGCCATATGGCAGAGATAGCATCCTCTGGATGATTGAAGAGCTAGGTGAGGTTATCGCTATTATTAAAAAGCGCGGAGAGACGGCGATTATGGAAGATGCAAAAGTCCGCAGTGCCTTTGTTGAAGAATTCGCAGATGTTTTAATGTATCTTACCGATGCCATGTTGCGATATGGAGTCACGCCGGATGAAATTTCAAGCGCCTATGTCAGCAAACATAATAAAAACATGGTCAGGGACTTTGACCGGGAACACAGCAGGTATTTAAAATGA
- a CDS encoding MarR family transcriptional regulator: MHKKIIGGEIRSLSNLLRRHVENSATFQYAKSVTGANGWIIAYIADNPDKDVFQKDLEEKFSTTRSTISKVIKLMEQKGLIERHGVSDDARLKKLVLTPKALALHQEIMNDIKNTEAILLNGFTQEEIDNLSSYIERMKNNLK; the protein is encoded by the coding sequence GTGCATAAAAAAATAATAGGTGGAGAAATCCGTAGTCTTTCAAACCTGCTAAGGCGTCATGTGGAAAACTCGGCCACTTTTCAATATGCAAAGAGTGTTACAGGGGCAAACGGCTGGATTATCGCATATATTGCGGATAACCCGGACAAGGATGTTTTTCAAAAGGATTTGGAAGAAAAATTTTCCACAACAAGATCCACCATATCCAAGGTAATTAAACTAATGGAGCAAAAAGGGCTGATTGAGCGGCACGGTGTTTCAGATGATGCGCGGTTAAAAAAACTTGTACTTACTCCAAAGGCTTTAGCTCTGCACCAGGAAATAATGAATGACATTAAAAATACGGAAGCTATCCTTTTGAACGGTTTTACGCAGGAGGAAATTGATAATCTATCCTCATATATTGAAAGAATGAAAAATAATTTAAAATAA
- a CDS encoding SDR family NAD(P)-dependent oxidoreductase: METKPDIKLLISNAGVVKRGNFDEAGLKGQLDMCDLNVKGATAVTHLCLPYMKKGSIIMETCSVSAFAPNPHLNVYSATKAYLKSFCIGLRQELKSRGINVCAVHLGWMNTEMNAGARNTRHTDVSNFLPEVNVKKLASRSLAAARKGRASYTQGAFYKFYHLLAKNLPHTLVVKFSAM, encoded by the coding sequence ATGGAAACCAAACCCGATATCAAACTGCTCATCAGCAATGCCGGTGTTGTCAAACGCGGCAATTTCGATGAAGCTGGGCTAAAGGGCCAATTAGATATGTGCGATTTGAATGTTAAAGGCGCTACAGCAGTGACCCATCTTTGCCTGCCCTATATGAAAAAAGGCAGCATCATTATGGAAACCTGTTCAGTTTCAGCGTTCGCGCCGAACCCACATTTAAATGTCTATAGTGCAACAAAGGCTTATCTGAAGTCTTTCTGCATAGGTTTGCGGCAGGAATTGAAGTCACGCGGTATCAATGTTTGCGCGGTCCATCTCGGTTGGATGAATACTGAAATGAACGCCGGTGCAAGAAACACAAGACATACTGATGTGTCTAATTTCCTACCGGAAGTGAACGTTAAAAAACTTGCATCAAGGTCGCTGGCAGCAGCAAGGAAGGGACGGGCTTCCTATACACAGGGCGCTTTTTATAAGTTTTACCACTTACTGGCAAAAAATTTGCCACATACCTTAGTCGTGAAATTTTCTGCAATGTGA
- a CDS encoding MATE family efflux transporter, which yields MSSSKGLYKRVIQLMIPIALQNVITYLVGFTDNYMVGVLGDRPLAGTYAASQLQNILQMLVIGLGAAITILASQYWGKKDTESIKSITVLALKFSVGAGLVFFIASLFFPAQILGIFTNDQGVLNEGLKFTYVIRYTYVFFCITQVLISSMRSVERVKIGMNITIITFFVNLFFNWVFIYGHLGAPALGVAGSAISTLIARIIETIIMVVYVRFIDDRLLLRFKDLFKSNAVFVKDFFKYGSPVILGDILWGINLAVQGLIIGRLGETAMASVSITNNVFSIMGVAVYGTAGASAIIIGKTVGSGDYERVKEYAKKLQILFLIMGIISGSALFALKGLILHFYNLSGNLSADTITMATQFLIVLSITMVGTSYQMSTLTGIVRAGGAIYFVLVNDFIFVWFIVIPSALIAQTVFHASPLIVFACLKSDQILKCAVAVVKVNRFNWIKKLTREPAKTVSA from the coding sequence ATGTCATCAAGTAAAGGTTTGTACAAAAGAGTTATACAGCTTATGATTCCTATAGCTTTACAGAACGTCATTACATATTTGGTAGGTTTTACAGATAATTATATGGTAGGCGTCCTTGGAGACCGTCCTCTGGCAGGGACATACGCTGCCAGTCAGCTGCAGAACATACTGCAAATGCTGGTAATCGGCCTGGGGGCTGCTATTACAATTTTAGCCTCTCAATACTGGGGGAAAAAGGATACGGAAAGTATTAAAAGCATCACTGTTCTGGCCCTCAAGTTCAGTGTAGGAGCAGGGCTTGTATTCTTTATTGCATCATTGTTTTTTCCCGCACAGATACTCGGCATCTTTACAAATGATCAAGGTGTACTGAATGAAGGCCTTAAGTTTACGTATGTAATCCGCTATACATATGTTTTCTTCTGCATTACACAGGTTCTGATCTCTTCCATGCGCAGTGTGGAAAGAGTAAAAATCGGAATGAACATAACCATTATTACATTTTTCGTTAATCTATTCTTCAACTGGGTATTCATCTACGGCCACCTTGGAGCACCGGCTCTTGGCGTAGCCGGCTCGGCTATTTCAACATTAATAGCCCGTATAATTGAAACCATTATAATGGTTGTCTATGTGAGATTCATAGATGACAGGCTGCTTCTCAGGTTTAAAGACTTGTTCAAATCAAACGCTGTTTTTGTAAAGGACTTCTTCAAGTACGGCTCTCCCGTAATACTGGGAGATATACTCTGGGGAATCAACCTGGCAGTGCAGGGCCTCATTATAGGCAGGCTTGGGGAGACTGCCATGGCTTCAGTCAGCATTACCAATAATGTTTTCTCCATTATGGGTGTTGCCGTATATGGAACAGCGGGAGCATCCGCAATAATTATCGGAAAAACCGTTGGTTCAGGGGATTATGAAAGAGTAAAGGAGTATGCAAAAAAACTGCAGATACTGTTCTTGATTATGGGAATAATTTCCGGTTCTGCTTTATTTGCACTGAAAGGCCTCATACTGCATTTTTATAATTTGTCGGGAAACTTATCAGCAGATACCATTACCATGGCAACACAGTTTTTAATAGTGCTGTCCATTACGATGGTGGGTACCTCTTACCAGATGTCAACGTTGACAGGCATTGTCCGTGCAGGAGGCGCCATTTACTTTGTACTTGTAAATGATTTTATATTTGTCTGGTTTATAGTTATTCCATCGGCCTTGATAGCACAGACTGTATTTCATGCCTCGCCTTTGATTGTATTTGCCTGCCTTAAAAGTGATCAGATACTTAAATGCGCCGTGGCAGTTGTAAAAGTAAACCGCTTTAATTGGATTAAAAAACTTACAAGAGAACCTGCTAAAACTGTCAGCGCTTGA
- a CDS encoding GNAT family N-acetyltransferase — protein sequence MQPVIDHIHITVSNLKRAERFYDMLLPLLGFDIKNKEIDMVPEHEYQIIEYNHRNFSIGLVSPRSAFAEDKINRRKPGALHHLAFAADSRADVDRLYRKILKIGAQIVHKPQEYPEYCADYYAFFFKDFEGIELEIVYFNRPGYFEKKSDMKWKFPKIREIEAEDRQAVNDFIKKHWLSVNMVVRGQVVDMTTLDGFIASEKKLIVGLVTYRISDGECEIMSLDSIEENHGIGTALLNCVIRMAESKRCKRVKLITTNDNIRAILFYQKRGFDMARLYRNALDVSRRLKPEIPLKGDFNLPIRHEIEFELLLSDECNNQ from the coding sequence ATGCAACCAGTCATTGACCATATCCATATTACGGTATCTAACCTGAAACGGGCCGAAAGGTTCTATGATATGCTGCTGCCGCTTTTGGGGTTTGATATTAAAAACAAAGAAATTGATATGGTTCCCGAACATGAGTATCAAATCATCGAATACAATCATCGCAATTTTTCCATTGGGCTTGTGAGCCCGCGTTCCGCTTTTGCGGAAGATAAAATAAACAGAAGGAAACCGGGGGCTCTACATCATCTTGCTTTTGCCGCCGATTCGCGAGCGGATGTTGATAGACTTTACCGGAAAATTTTAAAAATCGGCGCGCAGATCGTACATAAGCCGCAGGAGTATCCGGAGTACTGCGCGGATTACTATGCCTTTTTCTTTAAGGATTTTGAAGGAATAGAACTGGAGATCGTTTATTTCAACCGGCCCGGGTACTTTGAGAAAAAGAGTGATATGAAATGGAAATTTCCGAAAATCCGGGAAATAGAAGCTGAAGATCGGCAGGCTGTAAATGATTTTATAAAGAAGCACTGGCTGTCTGTCAATATGGTTGTCAGAGGACAGGTAGTTGATATGACTACATTGGACGGTTTTATCGCCAGTGAGAAAAAATTAATTGTGGGTCTTGTCACATATCGGATTTCGGATGGCGAATGTGAAATCATGTCCCTCGACAGCATTGAGGAGAACCATGGCATCGGCACCGCTCTGCTTAATTGTGTTATCCGGATGGCGGAAAGCAAAAGATGCAAAAGGGTCAAATTGATCACGACCAATGATAACATCCGCGCCATCCTTTTTTACCAGAAGCGGGGCTTTGATATGGCCCGTCTGTATCGAAACGCGTTGGATGTTTCAAGAAGGCTGAAGCCTGAAATTCCACTTAAGGGTGATTTTAATCTTCCAATCCGTCATGAAATTGAATTTGAACTTTTGCTTTCAGATGAATGTAATAATCAATAA
- a CDS encoding EFR1 family ferrodoxin (N-terminal region resembles flavodoxins. C-terminal ferrodoxin region binds two 4Fe-4S clusters.) codes for MIFYFSATGNSKYVALKIAAETKEEPIAIADCVKNQQFTFVVKDKEKIGFVTPTYFWGLPTIVGEFLEKLELKIPDSHHSYIYHVATFGTTTGQAGRMVDEILKKRGLSLDGMFSVQMPDTWTPIFDLTDKEKIEKINHNAEMQIDEAIEKIKWEFFGDFSCRKVPMFAVKLFYPQYEKQRKTKHFTVGDSCIGCGLCARKCPVEAIEMQGGKPVWVKEKCTLCLGCLHRCPKFAIQYGRKTKKHGQYVNPNVKI; via the coding sequence ATGATCTTTTATTTTTCAGCGACAGGAAACAGCAAGTATGTCGCTTTGAAAATTGCGGCAGAGACAAAAGAAGAACCAATCGCCATTGCAGACTGCGTTAAAAATCAGCAGTTCACATTTGTGGTAAAGGATAAAGAAAAAATTGGATTCGTTACCCCGACCTATTTCTGGGGATTACCAACCATTGTAGGTGAATTTCTTGAAAAACTGGAACTTAAGATTCCGGATTCACACCATTCCTATATCTATCATGTAGCAACATTCGGAACAACAACCGGACAAGCCGGTCGCATGGTCGACGAGATTTTGAAAAAAAGAGGTTTATCTTTGGATGGTATGTTTAGTGTGCAGATGCCCGATACGTGGACACCAATTTTTGATCTTACCGACAAGGAAAAAATAGAGAAAATCAATCATAACGCTGAGATGCAGATCGATGAAGCGATCGAGAAGATCAAGTGGGAATTCTTCGGAGATTTCAGTTGCCGAAAGGTACCCATGTTTGCGGTTAAATTGTTTTACCCGCAGTATGAGAAACAACGGAAAACAAAGCATTTTACGGTTGGGGACAGCTGTATCGGATGTGGGCTTTGTGCAAGAAAATGCCCGGTTGAGGCGATTGAGATGCAAGGGGGCAAGCCGGTATGGGTCAAGGAAAAGTGTACGCTCTGTCTTGGGTGCCTGCACCGCTGTCCGAAGTTTGCAATCCAATATGGAAGGAAAACCAAAAAACATGGTCAGTATGTCAATCCGAATGTAAAGATATAA
- a CDS encoding ABC transporter ATP-binding protein yields MGPGRNMHGIAPRGKMNPGTVKRLLSYLKQYRLYFIFVIVCILVSSVTGAVSSLFLQKLIDEFISPLLLQAVPDFSGLLRAIILMGGIFLIGVLATLFYNRTMVVIAQGVQKKIRDQMFSHMQTLPIKYFDTHTHGDIMSHYTNDIDTLRQMISMSIPQVISSIFTIVAVFFAMLYISVWLSLFVIVFIYVISKVTRKITGKSGIYFVKQQESIGDINGYIEEMINGQKVVKVFCHEEKAEETFDKKNDELCTNATEANKYANILMPVMNNLGYVLYVLIAVAGGAMGIAKVTNISLTGADVMSLGMIASFLQLSRSFVMPIGQVSQQINSVIMALAGADRVFKLLDEKSETDGGYVTLVNAKKENGVLVETGERTELWAWKHPHGDSTVTLTELKGEIQFYNVDFGYEENKIVLHNITLHAKPGQKVALVGATGAGKTTITNLLNRFYDITDGKIRYDGININKIKKSDLRRSLGIVLQDVNLFTGTVMENIRYGRLDATDEECIAAAKLANADSFIRMLPKGYQTILSGDGSGLSQGQRQLISIARAAVADPPVMILDEATSSIDTRTEALVQRGMDSIMRSRTVFVIAHRLSTVQNSDVIMVLENGRIIEKGDHKELIAQRGKYYQLYTGAFELE; encoded by the coding sequence ATGGGCCCCGGCCGCAATATGCATGGAATTGCACCAAGAGGTAAAATGAACCCGGGCACGGTAAAACGGCTACTTTCTTATCTGAAGCAGTACAGATTGTATTTTATTTTTGTTATTGTCTGCATTTTGGTCAGTTCCGTTACGGGTGCGGTTTCCTCGCTGTTTTTGCAAAAACTGATAGATGAATTTATTTCCCCGCTTCTGCTTCAAGCGGTACCTGATTTTTCAGGTTTGCTGAGAGCTATAATATTGATGGGTGGCATTTTTCTTATTGGTGTCCTGGCAACATTGTTTTACAACAGGACAATGGTTGTTATTGCGCAGGGTGTACAGAAAAAAATACGTGATCAAATGTTTTCTCATATGCAGACCTTGCCTATAAAATATTTTGATACCCACACTCATGGCGATATCATGAGCCATTATACAAATGATATCGATACGCTCCGCCAAATGATTTCGATGAGCATTCCGCAGGTGATTTCTTCTATATTTACTATAGTTGCAGTATTTTTTGCAATGCTATATATCAGCGTATGGCTCAGCCTCTTTGTTATTGTTTTCATCTATGTTATATCGAAAGTCACCCGCAAAATCACAGGGAAAAGCGGAATCTATTTTGTGAAACAGCAGGAATCAATTGGCGACATAAACGGCTATATCGAGGAAATGATTAACGGCCAGAAGGTTGTAAAGGTATTCTGCCATGAAGAAAAGGCGGAAGAAACATTTGACAAGAAAAATGATGAGCTTTGCACCAACGCGACCGAGGCTAATAAATATGCCAACATACTGATGCCTGTCATGAACAACCTCGGATATGTTTTGTATGTATTGATTGCGGTTGCAGGCGGTGCAATGGGCATTGCCAAAGTTACCAATATAAGCCTGACAGGCGCAGATGTTATGTCGCTTGGTATGATTGCTTCATTCCTGCAATTGTCCAGAAGCTTTGTGATGCCGATTGGACAGGTATCTCAGCAGATAAATTCCGTCATTATGGCACTTGCGGGGGCAGATAGAGTCTTTAAACTATTGGATGAGAAAAGTGAAACCGATGGAGGTTATGTCACCCTTGTCAATGCAAAAAAGGAAAACGGCGTTTTGGTTGAAACCGGGGAGCGTACGGAATTATGGGCGTGGAAGCATCCTCACGGCGACTCCACGGTAACATTAACTGAACTAAAGGGCGAGATTCAATTTTATAATGTGGACTTCGGATATGAGGAAAACAAGATTGTACTGCATAATATTACTTTGCATGCAAAGCCCGGACAAAAGGTCGCATTAGTTGGCGCAACAGGCGCGGGGAAAACCACTATTACCAATTTGCTTAACCGCTTCTATGACATTACGGACGGCAAAATCCGCTATGACGGTATAAATATAAATAAAATTAAAAAGAGCGACTTGAGACGGTCTCTTGGTATAGTCCTGCAGGATGTCAACCTGTTTACAGGAACCGTCATGGAGAATATACGTTACGGCAGGCTGGACGCAACCGATGAAGAATGCATTGCGGCAGCCAAACTTGCAAATGCGGACAGTTTTATAAGGATGCTGCCAAAGGGTTATCAGACCATTCTTTCAGGCGACGGCAGCGGCCTGTCGCAGGGCCAAAGACAGTTGATTTCCATCGCCCGCGCCGCCGTGGCCGACCCTCCTGTTATGATTTTGGATGAGGCGACATCCTCGATTGATACCCGTACGGAGGCCCTTGTACAGCGCGGCATGGATTCCATTATGAGGAGCAGGACCGTATTTGTCATTGCCCATCGCCTTTCAACTGTGCAAAATTCGGATGTTATAATGGTTCTTGAAAACGGCCGAATTATTGAAAAGGGTGACCATAAAGAACTGATTGCCCAGAGAGGGAAGTATTATCAGTTGTATACAGGCGCTTTTGAATTGGAATAA
- a CDS encoding TetR/AcrR family transcriptional regulator — MKYDLTKKATRGAERTLDAFSGTMFELLSTKPFEEITVNELCEKSNYPRATFYNYFDDKYDLLNYCWYTIGKHIHLEQYAELDPEESLYIFFDRAYDFASTYLVSIQRILKFNSTRTFLLNHFRGYLDNQMREIFRQSSCKEHYKIPYEIIADHYSNTVFLILEWSFLRGNNCSKAQAHEYLKYLLGALQKH, encoded by the coding sequence ATGAAATACGATCTTACAAAAAAAGCAACCAGGGGAGCGGAACGGACCTTGGATGCATTTTCCGGTACGATGTTTGAACTGCTCTCGACAAAGCCTTTTGAGGAAATCACGGTAAACGAGCTTTGTGAGAAAAGCAATTACCCTCGCGCTACGTTTTACAATTATTTTGACGATAAGTATGATTTGCTGAATTATTGCTGGTATACCATCGGCAAACATATTCATCTTGAGCAATATGCAGAGCTTGACCCGGAGGAAAGCCTGTATATATTTTTCGACCGCGCGTATGATTTTGCATCCACTTATCTGGTAAGCATCCAACGCATTCTTAAATTCAACTCCACGAGAACTTTCCTGTTGAATCATTTCCGAGGCTATCTGGATAACCAAATGCGGGAAATTTTTCGGCAGTCTTCCTGCAAGGAACACTACAAAATTCCCTATGAGATTATCGCAGACCATTACAGCAATACTGTCTTTCTCATATTGGAATGGAGCTTTTTGAGAGGGAATAACTGCTCCAAGGCTCAGGCACACGAGTACCTCAAATATCTTTTAGGTGCGTTGCAAAAACATTGA
- a CDS encoding NUDIX domain-containing protein, which translates to MEVKFYETVDDRLLKFAVIASKYQGRWIFCKHRQRDTFEIPGGHREPNEDILTTARRELFEETGATDYSIMPICVYSVEENGAAPIHNKTFGKLFFADVHVLGPLPEFEIEKIKLFYDMPSELTYPQIQPTLMDKVKAIVG; encoded by the coding sequence ATTGAAGTGAAATTTTATGAAACAGTTGATGACCGTTTGCTTAAATTTGCGGTAATCGCGTCTAAATATCAGGGCCGGTGGATATTTTGCAAGCACAGACAGAGGGATACTTTTGAAATTCCCGGCGGACATCGGGAGCCAAATGAAGATATTCTGACCACCGCCAGAAGAGAACTGTTTGAAGAGACGGGAGCCACCGACTATTCTATAATGCCCATCTGTGTCTATTCGGTCGAGGAAAACGGTGCCGCTCCAATACATAATAAAACGTTTGGTAAGCTGTTTTTTGCAGATGTCCATGTACTGGGGCCGCTACCGGAGTTTGAAATTGAAAAAATAAAACTTTTTTATGATATGCCCTCCGAATTGACATATCCGCAAATTCAGCCCACATTGATGGACAAGGTAAAGGCGATCGTAGGTTAG